The following coding sequences are from one Ruminococcus flavefaciens AE3010 window:
- the mnmA gene encoding tRNA 2-thiouridine(34) synthase MnmA, translated as MKKVMVGMSGGVDSSVAAMLLRDKGYEVMGVTLKLFSDEDISEAKKEGKTCCALSDVEDARSVAYRLGFEHLVFNFKDNFREYVMKQFADSYLCGRTPNPCIECNRHVKFDKMLRRAHELGYDYIATGHYAVNEYDEERGRYLLKRPADRSKDQTYVLYALTQEQLSHTLFPLGELEKTQVRELAERAGLVNSNKPDSQDICFVPDGDYAAFIRRFTGCDMPCGSFIDMDGKVLGEHKGIINYTIGQRKGLGIALGHPAYVVKKDIAANTVTLGLESDLYTKSLIADDFNLISIEKLEAPMRVTAKTRYSQKEQPATVTYLGNGEYMVEFDQPQRAVTSGQAVVLYDGDIVVGGGTIK; from the coding sequence ATGAAAAAGGTTATGGTCGGAATGAGCGGCGGCGTTGACAGCTCAGTTGCGGCAATGCTGCTGCGCGATAAGGGCTACGAGGTAATGGGAGTAACGCTGAAGCTCTTTTCCGATGAGGATATATCCGAGGCGAAAAAAGAGGGCAAGACCTGCTGTGCCCTGTCTGACGTCGAGGACGCAAGGAGCGTGGCTTACCGACTTGGCTTTGAGCATCTTGTTTTCAACTTCAAGGACAACTTCCGAGAGTACGTCATGAAGCAGTTTGCGGACAGCTATCTCTGCGGACGGACGCCCAATCCCTGTATCGAGTGCAACCGCCATGTTAAGTTCGACAAGATGCTGCGGAGAGCTCATGAGCTGGGCTACGACTACATAGCTACGGGACATTACGCTGTCAATGAGTACGACGAGGAGCGGGGACGCTATCTGCTGAAACGTCCCGCAGACCGCAGCAAGGATCAGACCTATGTGCTGTACGCACTCACTCAGGAGCAGCTCTCCCATACCCTTTTCCCTCTGGGTGAGCTTGAAAAAACACAGGTACGCGAGCTTGCGGAGAGGGCAGGACTGGTGAACTCCAACAAGCCCGACAGTCAGGACATATGCTTTGTGCCTGACGGGGACTATGCAGCCTTTATACGCAGATTTACGGGCTGTGATATGCCCTGCGGAAGCTTCATCGACATGGACGGCAAAGTCCTCGGAGAGCACAAGGGCATAATCAACTACACTATCGGACAGCGCAAAGGACTGGGTATCGCCCTCGGTCACCCTGCCTACGTAGTAAAAAAGGACATTGCCGCAAATACTGTCACCCTCGGACTGGAGTCCGACCTTTACACAAAGAGCCTTATCGCCGATGATTTTAACCTTATATCCATTGAAAAGCTGGAAGCTCCCATGCGCGTGACTGCGAAAACGCGCTACAGCCAGAAAGAGCAGCCTGCCACGGTCACATATCTCGGAAACGGCGAGTATATGGTGGAGTTCGACCAGCCCCAGAGGGCTGTGACAAGCGGTCAGGCGGTAGTTCTCTACGATGGGGATATAGTAGTGGGCGGAGGTACCATAAAATGA
- a CDS encoding nucleotidyltransferase, producing the protein MKVSGIICEYNPFHNGHLYHIRKTRENGATHIAAVMSGNFVQRGDTAVMDKLERARLAVRSGADLVIELPVQYCLSSAENFAAGAVYLLDALGAVDEISFGSECGDAEKLLKAMETVDLAAVTHADEIKSIMEKGYTYPRALNSVVNGFDPEAASIISEPNNLLAIEYLRALKKSGSAMNAFTVKRKNAAHDGKESSDGFASASLIREMIDNKSDIGEFTTPQWADAIADAAEKGETASISRLERVMLYKLRTSSAEEISRIYDVGQGLEHRIYGARMAGSLDELLFTVKTKRYTMARIRRIMLSLLIGITKEDMKQLPPYGRILAFNERGREILARAKESAKIPFASSIAKLSQLSDTAERFAELEIRASDIYGLALDTVTSAQKDYRAKIMIDME; encoded by the coding sequence ATGAAAGTCAGCGGTATAATCTGCGAGTATAATCCCTTCCATAACGGACATCTTTATCACATAAGAAAGACCCGTGAAAACGGTGCGACGCATATAGCTGCTGTGATGAGCGGCAACTTCGTACAGCGGGGGGATACAGCCGTAATGGACAAGCTTGAACGTGCCCGCCTTGCGGTACGCTCGGGAGCAGACCTTGTTATCGAGCTCCCTGTGCAGTACTGTCTTTCCTCAGCGGAGAATTTTGCGGCAGGAGCGGTATATCTCCTTGACGCTCTCGGAGCTGTGGACGAGATATCCTTCGGCAGCGAGTGCGGGGATGCGGAGAAGCTTCTGAAGGCTATGGAGACCGTTGATCTTGCGGCGGTGACTCACGCCGACGAGATAAAAAGCATCATGGAAAAGGGCTACACTTATCCGAGGGCGCTGAATTCAGTGGTCAACGGATTCGACCCTGAGGCGGCTTCCATAATCTCGGAGCCCAATAATCTTCTCGCAATAGAGTATCTGAGGGCGCTGAAAAAGAGCGGCAGCGCAATGAATGCTTTCACGGTCAAGCGGAAAAATGCCGCACATGACGGCAAAGAGAGCAGTGACGGCTTTGCCAGTGCTTCTCTCATACGTGAAATGATAGACAACAAATCCGATATCGGAGAGTTTACTACTCCACAGTGGGCTGACGCAATAGCTGATGCGGCTGAAAAAGGCGAAACGGCATCGATCAGCCGTCTGGAGCGGGTAATGCTTTATAAGCTCAGAACAAGCTCTGCGGAGGAAATATCCCGGATATACGATGTAGGGCAGGGGCTTGAGCACAGGATATACGGAGCAAGAATGGCAGGCTCTCTTGACGAGCTGCTGTTCACGGTCAAGACCAAGAGATACACTATGGCGAGGATAAGGCGCATAATGCTGTCCCTACTTATAGGCATCACGAAAGAGGATATGAAGCAGCTCCCGCCGTATGGCAGGATACTGGCATTCAACGAGCGGGGCAGAGAGATACTTGCCCGTGCAAAGGAATCTGCGAAGATACCATTTGCTTCCTCTATAGCCAAGCTTTCACAGCTCAGCGACACCGCAGAGCGCTTTGCGGAGCTTGAGATAAGAGCCTCCGACATATACGGACTTGCTCTGGATACCGTTACTTCGGCACAAAAGGACTACAGAGCCAAAATAATGATAGATATGGAATAA
- the rsmI gene encoding 16S rRNA (cytidine(1402)-2'-O)-methyltransferase, producing the protein MSGTFYVIGTPIGNLDDITLRQLDTLGSVDFICAEDTRVTLKLLNRFEIKKPLVSFHEHSSKTDAQRIIDRLLAGESCGIVTDAGMPCISDPGEVLVKMCAESGIDIKVVPGPSAVVSAVAISGLSTRRFTFEGFLPVPKKERTERLEKLRGETAVMVFYEAPHKLKTTLADLAEAFGGERRISLCRELTKIHEEVLRLTLSEAVEYYKINEPRGEYVLVLEGAQESLGGEITIEQAMEQVNKLIGMGEKPTDACKAVAKETGFRKSELYSMLQ; encoded by the coding sequence ATGAGCGGTACATTTTACGTTATAGGAACTCCTATAGGCAATCTTGATGACATTACGCTGAGACAGCTGGATACCCTCGGCTCGGTGGACTTCATTTGTGCTGAGGATACCCGTGTTACATTGAAGCTTCTCAATCGTTTTGAGATAAAGAAGCCCCTTGTGAGCTTCCACGAGCACAGCTCCAAGACTGACGCGCAGCGCATAATCGACAGGCTCCTTGCAGGGGAGAGCTGCGGTATCGTCACTGACGCAGGTATGCCCTGCATTTCCGATCCCGGAGAGGTGCTCGTCAAGATGTGTGCCGAGAGTGGCATCGACATCAAGGTAGTTCCCGGACCCAGCGCTGTTGTCTCGGCAGTTGCCATTTCGGGACTCAGCACACGCCGCTTCACATTTGAGGGCTTCCTGCCCGTACCAAAGAAAGAACGTACAGAAAGACTTGAAAAGCTCCGCGGAGAGACTGCTGTCATGGTGTTCTATGAAGCTCCACACAAGCTGAAAACCACTCTTGCCGATCTTGCGGAAGCCTTTGGGGGAGAGCGCAGGATATCCCTGTGCCGCGAGCTCACAAAGATACATGAGGAAGTCCTGAGACTCACTTTGTCTGAGGCTGTGGAGTACTACAAGATAAACGAGCCCCGCGGAGAGTACGTCCTTGTACTTGAAGGAGCTCAGGAGAGCTTAGGCGGCGAGATAACCATTGAGCAGGCTATGGAGCAGGTGAACAAACTGATCGGAATGGGCGAGAAGCCTACGGACGCCTGCAAGGCTGTTGCAAAGGAGACGGGCTTCCGAAAAAGCGAGCTTTATTCCATGCTACAATAA
- a CDS encoding tRNA1(Val) (adenine(37)-N6)-methyltransferase yields MEYKYEKLTDKIYVCASSDHRFGTDAFLLADFSQYRAKDKACDLGTGCGIIPLIMQKKMPPKVTYAVDIQEGAIEQLRLGLEKSETTGVVPICADLKELWEDAPLGQLDLVTCNPPYKVNNAGFQSVITAQKIARHEILCTIDDVCAAAQKLLKFGGRLCVCNRPERLSDVIYAMKCHDIEPKRLRFVSKNADEAPWLFLIEGKKGSKPFMKVEPQLYIRSENGFTDELQRIYDTGKEQP; encoded by the coding sequence ATGGAATACAAATACGAAAAACTCACCGATAAAATTTACGTCTGCGCCAGCAGCGACCACCGCTTCGGTACGGACGCCTTTCTGCTTGCGGACTTCTCTCAGTACCGCGCAAAGGACAAGGCATGCGACCTGGGTACGGGCTGCGGTATAATACCGCTTATAATGCAGAAGAAAATGCCCCCTAAGGTAACCTACGCGGTGGATATACAGGAGGGCGCCATAGAGCAGCTCCGTCTTGGACTTGAAAAGAGCGAAACTACTGGCGTCGTCCCCATATGCGCCGACCTGAAAGAGCTGTGGGAGGACGCTCCTCTGGGACAGCTGGACCTTGTGACCTGCAATCCGCCATACAAGGTGAACAATGCAGGCTTTCAGAGTGTCATTACAGCTCAGAAAATAGCCCGCCATGAGATACTCTGCACCATTGATGACGTGTGTGCTGCAGCTCAGAAGCTCTTGAAATTCGGCGGCAGGCTATGCGTCTGCAACCGTCCCGAGCGCCTAAGCGACGTCATTTATGCCATGAAATGCCATGATATCGAGCCAAAAAGGCTTCGCTTCGTATCGAAAAACGCCGATGAAGCGCCGTGGCTGTTTCTTATTGAGGGCAAAAAGGGCTCCAAGCCCTTTATGAAAGTTGAACCCCAGCTCTATATACGCAGTGAGAACGGCTTCACTGATGAATTGCAGAGAATATACGACACAGGAAAGGAGCAGCCATGA
- a CDS encoding acetate/propionate family kinase, with protein MIILVVNAGSSSLKYQLIDMSDESMIAKGNCDRIGIDGHINHKTADGRVLDQDCAFPTHTEAFMKLVEALTTGPAKVIDSMEEISAVGHRIVQGADVFDKSVLVTDEVIDKIDELRELAPVHNHAHALALRACKSVIPANVPQVVVFDTAFHQTMPPKAYMFGLPYDDYEKLHVRKYGFHGTSHRFVSKALAEAMGKDVKDLKIVSCHLGNGSSITAVDGGKSVDTSMGFTPLDGVVMGTRTGSVDPSAVTFVADKHGFTPSQMSEYMNKKSGFLGVSGVGSDNRDIQEAANNGNQKAQLVSDMLTYEIQKYIGAYAAAMNGIDAVLFTGGIGENSWEVREAVCQNMDYFGIKIDEALNRTIRGKLTKISTPDSKIEVWIVPTNEELLIARDTLALISK; from the coding sequence ATGATCATCTTAGTTGTTAATGCGGGAAGCTCTTCCCTCAAGTATCAGCTCATCGACATGAGCGATGAGAGCATGATCGCAAAGGGAAACTGCGACCGTATCGGTATCGACGGACATATCAACCACAAAACTGCTGACGGCAGAGTTCTCGATCAGGACTGTGCATTCCCTACTCACACAGAAGCTTTCATGAAGCTGGTAGAGGCTCTCACAACAGGTCCTGCAAAGGTAATCGACAGCATGGAGGAGATCTCCGCTGTAGGTCACAGAATAGTACAGGGTGCTGACGTTTTCGACAAGTCTGTTCTCGTAACTGACGAGGTAATCGACAAGATCGATGAGCTCCGCGAGCTTGCTCCTGTTCACAACCACGCACATGCACTGGCTCTCAGAGCATGCAAGAGCGTTATCCCTGCAAACGTTCCTCAGGTAGTTGTATTCGATACAGCTTTCCACCAGACAATGCCTCCAAAGGCTTATATGTTCGGTCTTCCCTATGATGATTATGAGAAGCTCCATGTAAGAAAGTACGGCTTCCACGGCACATCACACCGCTTCGTATCAAAGGCTCTCGCTGAGGCTATGGGCAAAGACGTAAAGGATCTCAAGATCGTTTCATGCCACCTTGGCAACGGTTCCTCCATCACAGCTGTTGACGGCGGAAAGTCAGTTGATACATCAATGGGCTTCACACCTCTTGACGGTGTAGTTATGGGTACAAGAACAGGTTCCGTTGATCCTTCTGCCGTAACATTCGTTGCTGACAAGCACGGCTTTACTCCTTCACAGATGAGCGAATACATGAACAAGAAGTCAGGCTTCCTTGGAGTATCAGGCGTTGGTTCCGATAACCGCGACATTCAGGAGGCTGCTAACAACGGCAACCAGAAGGCTCAGCTGGTTTCTGATATGCTCACATACGAGATCCAGAAGTACATCGGCGCTTACGCTGCTGCTATGAACGGCATCGACGCTGTTCTCTTCACAGGCGGTATCGGCGAGAACTCATGGGAAGTAAGAGAAGCTGTATGTCAGAATATGGATTACTTCGGAATCAAGATCGACGAGGCTCTCAACCGCACTATCAGAGGCAAGCTCACAAAGATCTCTACTCCCGATTCAAAGATCGAGGTATGGATCGTTCCTACAAATGAGGAGCTTCTTATCGCAAGAGATACACTTGCTCTCATTTCTAAGTAA
- a CDS encoding HAD family hydrolase, which produces MIKGIIFDLDGTLLDSMTVWSSIDREFLIENGIADPPAEVSDVVKKMTVDESSQYFIDRFGLSCTKEYVIKRIEDMVRQRYEEQIPLKPHVSELLDFLDSRDIPYGVATATYKGLAEAALKRCGVYDRMRFLLTDREYPTGKNFPDIFLGGAERLGILPQETLVIEDSLHCIETAKAAGFPVCGVYDSVAEADMPRIIEISDYYVRSLDEIINIL; this is translated from the coding sequence ATGATAAAGGGAATAATTTTCGATCTTGACGGAACTTTGCTGGACTCTATGACAGTTTGGAGCAGCATAGACCGCGAATTCTTAATAGAAAACGGCATAGCCGATCCGCCTGCGGAGGTCTCGGACGTAGTAAAGAAGATGACCGTTGATGAGTCGTCGCAGTACTTCATTGACCGCTTCGGTCTGAGCTGCACCAAGGAATACGTCATAAAGCGCATCGAGGACATGGTGCGTCAGCGCTATGAGGAGCAGATACCATTGAAGCCCCATGTTTCGGAGCTTCTTGACTTCCTTGACAGCCGTGATATACCATACGGTGTAGCAACAGCTACCTACAAAGGACTTGCGGAAGCTGCCCTGAAACGCTGCGGTGTTTATGACAGAATGAGATTTCTGCTTACTGACAGGGAATATCCCACAGGCAAGAATTTTCCCGATATTTTTCTCGGCGGAGCGGAGCGTCTCGGCATTTTGCCGCAGGAAACGCTTGTCATAGAGGATTCCCTCCACTGTATCGAGACCGCAAAAGCCGCGGGCTTTCCCGTATGCGGAGTATACGACAGCGTGGCAGAAGCCGATATGCCGCGAATCATTGAGATTTCGGACTATTACGTCAGGTCGCTTGACGAGATAATAAATATACTTTAG
- a CDS encoding isochorismatase family protein, with translation MMKTALLVIDAQELITNDRLYAFDLFTENVRTLIAEARKNGVEVIYVRHDDGEGKPLSKGNDGFDIYSGFAPESGEHIFDKYVNSPFRDSGLLGYLQKKTVKRLIVTGLQTDYCMDATVKCGFEHGFEMIVPEYCNSTFDNDFMTGAQTYRYYNEFMWKKRYAKCVKMAEALELIHSNNEMPEFSRANENHIRRASEEDASRIAEILVFAKRMKYRSIFNDDAYSFGELQVLPVAKKYIENGFLNNMFLYDDGIIKGLIRIEKEEIIELYVDHFFQGQGVGSELIEYAKENFSVNYLWTIEKNIDAVRFYEAHGFHLTDTRKLEEGTTEYIVMMKR, from the coding sequence ATGATGAAAACGGCACTTCTTGTTATAGACGCGCAGGAGCTCATTACAAACGACAGGCTCTATGCCTTTGACTTATTTACGGAAAATGTCCGCACTTTAATAGCCGAAGCCCGTAAAAACGGCGTTGAAGTAATATATGTCCGTCATGACGACGGTGAGGGTAAGCCGCTTTCAAAGGGGAATGATGGCTTTGACATTTACAGCGGCTTTGCTCCCGAATCAGGGGAGCACATATTCGACAAGTATGTGAACAGTCCCTTTCGTGACAGCGGACTGCTTGGATACTTGCAGAAAAAAACCGTGAAAAGGCTCATAGTCACAGGCTTGCAGACGGATTACTGCATGGACGCAACGGTGAAGTGCGGCTTTGAGCATGGCTTCGAGATGATAGTTCCCGAGTACTGCAACTCCACCTTTGACAACGACTTTATGACAGGGGCGCAGACCTACCGCTACTACAACGAGTTCATGTGGAAAAAAAGGTATGCAAAATGCGTAAAAATGGCAGAAGCTCTTGAACTGATACATAGCAACAATGAAATGCCCGAATTTAGCAGAGCTAATGAGAACCATATCAGAAGAGCTTCGGAAGAAGACGCTTCGAGAATTGCGGAGATACTTGTGTTTGCAAAACGGATGAAGTATCGTTCTATATTTAATGACGACGCATACTCATTCGGAGAATTACAGGTGCTTCCTGTTGCAAAAAAGTACATTGAAAACGGCTTTCTGAACAATATGTTCCTGTATGATGACGGGATCATAAAAGGGCTTATCCGCATAGAGAAAGAAGAGATCATTGAATTATATGTTGATCATTTCTTTCAGGGGCAGGGAGTCGGCTCGGAATTGATCGAATATGCCAAAGAAAACTTTTCAGTCAATTATCTCTGGACAATAGAAAAGAACATTGATGCTGTCCGCTTCTATGAAGCGCATGGTTTTCATCTTACAGATACAAGGAAATTGGAAGAGGGAACTACAGAATACATTGTAATGATGAAAAGATAA
- a CDS encoding DUF3737 family protein gives MKEILNEHFSGERALFQRNGLKISGTVFGEGESPLKHNAYIELSDCTFDAKYPVWYSEKVKLNNCIIRESAKEGFWYSSEVTVSDSVIESEKCFRHCNGISLKNVSLANGVETMWKCANVRMDGVKVNGEYFAMDCDGMEITGLELNGGYAFDGVKNITVRKSVINGNDCFWNCQNVMIYDSVITGKCFGWNSRNITLVDCTVESLQGMCFVANLVLRNCKLPNTTLAFEYSENISADIRGGIDSVKNPAGGLIRAESIGEIIMEKENIDASRTKIICG, from the coding sequence ACGAGCATTTTTCGGGGGAAAGAGCTCTGTTTCAGCGCAACGGACTAAAGATCAGCGGCACTGTTTTCGGCGAGGGAGAATCTCCCCTCAAGCACAATGCCTACATCGAACTGTCCGACTGCACTTTTGACGCCAAGTATCCTGTGTGGTACAGCGAAAAGGTCAAGCTGAACAACTGTATCATCCGAGAGAGTGCAAAAGAGGGCTTCTGGTATTCATCAGAGGTGACTGTTTCGGATTCGGTCATCGAATCCGAGAAGTGCTTCCGTCACTGCAATGGCATAAGCTTAAAGAACGTCAGCCTTGCAAACGGAGTAGAGACCATGTGGAAATGTGCCAATGTGCGCATGGACGGCGTAAAGGTCAACGGCGAATACTTCGCAATGGACTGCGACGGTATGGAGATCACCGGACTTGAACTCAACGGCGGATATGCTTTTGACGGCGTAAAGAACATCACGGTGCGCAAGTCTGTCATCAACGGAAACGACTGTTTCTGGAACTGTCAGAACGTAATGATCTATGATTCTGTCATTACGGGAAAGTGCTTCGGCTGGAATTCACGGAATATCACACTTGTGGACTGTACTGTGGAGAGCCTGCAGGGGATGTGCTTTGTTGCTAATCTTGTGCTCAGGAACTGCAAGCTCCCGAATACCACACTTGCGTTTGAGTATTCCGAGAATATCAGCGCCGACATCAGGGGCGGCATAGACAGTGTCAAGAACCCGGCGGGCGGCCTTATAAGAGCCGAATCCATTGGCGAGATAATCATGGAAAAGGAAAATATCGATGCTTCGCGCACAAAGATAATCTGCGGCTGA